A region from the Ciconia boyciana chromosome 1, ASM3463844v1, whole genome shotgun sequence genome encodes:
- the LMOD2 gene encoding leiomodin-2, translating to MSTFGYRRELSKYEDIDEDELLASLTEEELKELERELEDIEPDRNLPVGQRQKSLTEKTPTGTFSREALMAYWERETRKLLEKERLGACDKVRYDNSEDIQEEYFTESNSEVSEEAYTEGDDEEEEEDEEEDEDESDDEDEEKQNAAAGERPEDGRSSDHIRRKKCNGAKDNENLLNGHDGKDTDNQSLKSSAIHPCGNPTVIEDALEKVRSNDPDTTEVNLNNIENITSQMLIQFSQALRDNTVVKSFSLANTHADDNVAIAIAGMLKVNQHITSLNIESNFITGKGVLAIMRALQNNKVLTELRFHNQRHIMGSQVEMDIVKLLKENTTLVKLGYHFDLAGPRMSMTSILTRNMDKQRQKRMQEQRQQESGCDGAINPKTKVLQKGTPRSSPYVSPKSSPRSSPKLPKKAPPVKSQPPAPAPPPPPPPPPPPPPPPPPPVIPEKKAPTRNIAEVIKQQESSKKALQNGQKKKKGKKSKKHENSILKEIKDSLKSVSDRKSEEGSRPSTRPSTPQRSLHDNLMEAIRASSIKQLRRVEVPEALR from the exons ATGTCTACCTTTGGCTACAGAAGAGAGCTCAGTAAATATGAAGACATTGATGAAGATGAGCTCCTCGCTTCTCTCACTgaagaggagctgaaggagctggagcGGGAGCTGGAGGACATAGAGCCCGACCGTAATCTTCCGGTGGGACAGCGGCAGAAGAGCCTGACGGAGAAAACACCGACAGGGACTTTCAGCAGGGAAGCGCTGATGGCCTATTGGGAGCGGGAGACCAGGAAACTCTTAGAAAAAGAGAGACTGGGTGCATGCGACAAGGTAAGAT ACGACAATTCAGAAGACATTCAAGAAGaatatttcacagaaagcaaTAGTGAGGTGTCTGAGGAGGCATATACTGAAGGGgatgatgaagaagaagaagaagatgaggaggaagatgaagatgaGAGTGATgatgaggatgaggaaaagcaaaatgctgcagctgGTGAAAGACCTGAGGATGGCAGGAGTTCTGACCACATCAGACGCAAAAAGTGTAATGGCGCAAAGGACAATGAAAATTTACTCAATGGCCATGATGGAAAAGACACCGATAATCAGAGCTTAAAAAGCAGTGCCATCCACCCTTGTGGAAATCCAACAGTTATTGAGGATGCTTTGGAAAAAGTTAGGAGCAATGACCCTGACACCACAGAGGTCAATCTGAACAACATTGAAAACATCACTTCACAGATGCTTATACAATTTTCTCAAGCCCTGAGGGACAACACAGTGGTTAAGTCATTCAGCTTGGCTAACACGCATGCTGATGACAATGTTGCAATAGCTATTGCTGGTATGTTAAAGGTAAATCAGCATATAACTAGTCTGAATATTGAGTCAAATTTCATCACAGGCAAAGGAGTGCTGGCCATCATGAGAGCTTTGCAGAATAACAAGGTTCTAACAGAACTGCGGTTCCACAATCAAAGGCACATCATGGGCAGCCAGGTGGAAATGGACATTGTTAAACTGTTGAAAGAGAACACCACTCTGGTCAAGCTTGGATACCACTTTGACCTTGCTGGCCCAAGAATGAGCATGACAAGTATCCTGACAAGAAATATGGATAAACAAAGGCAAAAGCGTATGCAGGAGCAGCGGCAACAAGAGTCTGGTTGTGACGGAGCCATCAATCCAAAGACCAAAGTCTTGCAGAAGGGGACACCTCGGTCCTCACCTTATGTGTCACCTAAGAGCTCACCTAGGTCCTCTCCAAAGCTCCCTAAGAAAGCACCACCAGTGAAAAGTcagcctccagctcctgcacccccacctccccctccacctccgcctcctcctcctcctcctcctcctcccccagttATTCCAGAGAAGAAGGCACCAACCAGGAATATAGCTGAAGTCATCAAACAGCAAGAAAGTTCAAAAAAAGCCTTACAGaatggacagaaaaagaaaaaaggcaaaaaaagcaaaaaacatgaGAACAGCatattgaaagaaattaaagattcTCTAAAATCCGTCTCTGACAGAAAATCAGAGGAAGGTTCACGACCCTCCACCCGTCCCTCCACCCCACAAAGGTCTCTCCATGACAACCTTATGGAAGCAATTCGGGCAAGCAGCATAAAGCAATTAAGGCGG GTGGAGGTACCAGAAGCCCTTCGGTGA
- the ASB15 gene encoding ankyrin repeat and SOCS box protein 15 isoform X2 yields MVSTLIKHNCSIHQPCVKRWSAMHEAAKQGRKDIVAVLLKNGGNVNLKDGYGVTPLGVAAEYGHCDVLEHLIHKGGDVQALADDGASILFEAAGGGNPDCIALLLEYGGSGNVPSKAGLLPIHKAAYEGHYLALKYLIPVTSQTAIQKSGLSPVHSAADGQNSQCLELLIENGFDVNTLLAEHISNSYDDERKTALYFAVSNNDILCTEILLKAGANPNKDPLNCLLVAVRAGNHEIVRLLLSYGANVNCYFMLVNDTHFPSAIQYALNDEVMLRLLLNHGYNVEMCFDCMHQDIFGNSFVWSTPEEEILPGWTSSVIKDNPFCDFIAVPWLKHLAGKVVRVFIDYMDYVPLCTKIKFVLETQKEWTEIRQILDNPRPLKHLCRLKIRKLLGLRSLQKLSSMKKFPLPPVLKNYILYKEYDLYGKGIHLE; encoded by the exons ATGGTATCCACTCTGATTAAACACAACTGTAGTATCCATCAGCCGTGTGTAAAACGTTGGTCAGCAATGCATGAAGCTGCAAAACAGGGACGCAAAGATATTGTTGCTGTTCTTCTGAAGAATGGTGGAAATGTGAACCTTAAGGATGGATATGGAGTAACACCATTAGGTGTTGCTGCTGAATATGGTCACTGTGATGTGCTGGAGCATCTTATTCATAAAG GTGGAGATGTCCAGGCCTTAGCAGATGATGGTGCATCGATACTGTTtgaagcagctggaggaggtaATCCAGACTGCATAGCCCTTCTTTTGGAATATGGAGGAAGTGGCAACGTGCCTAGTAAGGCAGGACTGCTTCCCATACACAAAGCAGCTTATGAGGGGCATTACCT GGCCCTGAAGTATCTCATTCCAGTCACATCCCAAACTGCAATCCAGAAAAGTGGGTTAAGCCCTGTTCACTCAGCAGCAGATGGCCAGAATTCACAGTGTCTAGAGCTCCTCATTGAAAATGGTTTTGATGTCAATACTCTCTTGGCTGAACACATTTCAAATAGTTACGATGATGAAAGGAAAACCGcactttattttgctgtttctaaCAATGACATTCTTTGCACTGAAATATTGCTCAAAGCAGGAGCAAATCCAAACAAGGATCCTTTAAACTGTCTTCTTGTGGCAGTGAGAGCTGGCAACCATGAAATTGTAAGGCTGCTCCTATCTTACGGAGCAAACGTCAATTGCTACTTTATGCTGGTTAACGATACACATTTTCCCAGCGCCATTCAGTATGCCTTGAATGATGAGGTGATGCTGAGGCTGTTGCTCAATCACGGATATAATGTGGAGATGTGTTTTGACTGTATGCATCAAGATATCTTTGGAAATTCGTTTGTGTGGTCAACTCCAGAGGAAGAGATTCTCCCCGGGTGGACTTCTTCTGTAATAAAGGATAATCCA ttCTGTGACTTTATTGCTGTTCCTTGGTTGAAACATTTAGCAGGAAAAGTGGTTCGTGTTTTTATAGATTACATGGATTATGTTCCTCTATGCACAAAAATTAAGTTTGTcttagaaacacagaaagaatgGACAGAGATACGTCAGATATTAG ataatCCTCGCCCACTGAAACATCTGTGTCGTCTGAAAATACGTAAACTCTTGGGGTTAAGGAGTCTCCAGAAACTGTCATCCATGAAGAAGTTTCCACTTCCACCAGTTCTCAAGAACTATATCCTATATAAAGAATATGATCTGTATGGAAAAGGGATACATTTAGaatag
- the ASB15 gene encoding ankyrin repeat and SOCS box protein 15 isoform X1 has protein sequence MMDEREDLVEDLLTEYAIQLSIQESNGAKPPVSSSYNDSFVPPSEENRKIVTSIKQGQVFGLQELVKQKYALDEADERGWFPLHEAAAQPIQQILEIILDASYKTMWEYKTCDGETPLTLAAKAGFVENVRTLLEKGVWPNTTNDKGETPLLIAIRRGSFEMVSTLIKHNCSIHQPCVKRWSAMHEAAKQGRKDIVAVLLKNGGNVNLKDGYGVTPLGVAAEYGHCDVLEHLIHKGGDVQALADDGASILFEAAGGGNPDCIALLLEYGGSGNVPSKAGLLPIHKAAYEGHYLALKYLIPVTSQTAIQKSGLSPVHSAADGQNSQCLELLIENGFDVNTLLAEHISNSYDDERKTALYFAVSNNDILCTEILLKAGANPNKDPLNCLLVAVRAGNHEIVRLLLSYGANVNCYFMLVNDTHFPSAIQYALNDEVMLRLLLNHGYNVEMCFDCMHQDIFGNSFVWSTPEEEILPGWTSSVIKDNPFCDFIAVPWLKHLAGKVVRVFIDYMDYVPLCTKIKFVLETQKEWTEIRQILDNPRPLKHLCRLKIRKLLGLRSLQKLSSMKKFPLPPVLKNYILYKEYDLYGKGIHLE, from the exons ATGATGGACGAAAGAGAAGATTTGGTTGAAGATCTGCTCACTGAGTATGCCATACAGCTTAGCATTCAAGAATCAAATGGGGCCAAACCACCAGTGTCTTCCAGCTATAATGACAG TTTTGTACCACCTAGTGAGGAAAATAGGAAAATTGTAACATCCATAAAGCAAg GTCAAGTATTTGGGCTCCAGGAActtgtgaaacagaaatatgcTTTGGATGAAGCTGATGAAAGAGGGTGGTTTCCATTGCAtgaggctgcagctcagccaaTTCAGCAAATACTTGAAATCATTTTAGATG CATCTTATAAAACAATGTGGGAATACAAAACATGCGATGGAGAAACACCATTAACTTTGGCAGCAAAAGCTGGCTTTGTGGAAAATGTACGAACATTACTGGAAAAGGGTGTTTGGCCCAATACCACAAATGACAAAGGAGAAACTCCACTTCTTATTG CTATAAGAAGGGGCTCTTTTGAAATGGTATCCACTCTGATTAAACACAACTGTAGTATCCATCAGCCGTGTGTAAAACGTTGGTCAGCAATGCATGAAGCTGCAAAACAGGGACGCAAAGATATTGTTGCTGTTCTTCTGAAGAATGGTGGAAATGTGAACCTTAAGGATGGATATGGAGTAACACCATTAGGTGTTGCTGCTGAATATGGTCACTGTGATGTGCTGGAGCATCTTATTCATAAAG GTGGAGATGTCCAGGCCTTAGCAGATGATGGTGCATCGATACTGTTtgaagcagctggaggaggtaATCCAGACTGCATAGCCCTTCTTTTGGAATATGGAGGAAGTGGCAACGTGCCTAGTAAGGCAGGACTGCTTCCCATACACAAAGCAGCTTATGAGGGGCATTACCT GGCCCTGAAGTATCTCATTCCAGTCACATCCCAAACTGCAATCCAGAAAAGTGGGTTAAGCCCTGTTCACTCAGCAGCAGATGGCCAGAATTCACAGTGTCTAGAGCTCCTCATTGAAAATGGTTTTGATGTCAATACTCTCTTGGCTGAACACATTTCAAATAGTTACGATGATGAAAGGAAAACCGcactttattttgctgtttctaaCAATGACATTCTTTGCACTGAAATATTGCTCAAAGCAGGAGCAAATCCAAACAAGGATCCTTTAAACTGTCTTCTTGTGGCAGTGAGAGCTGGCAACCATGAAATTGTAAGGCTGCTCCTATCTTACGGAGCAAACGTCAATTGCTACTTTATGCTGGTTAACGATACACATTTTCCCAGCGCCATTCAGTATGCCTTGAATGATGAGGTGATGCTGAGGCTGTTGCTCAATCACGGATATAATGTGGAGATGTGTTTTGACTGTATGCATCAAGATATCTTTGGAAATTCGTTTGTGTGGTCAACTCCAGAGGAAGAGATTCTCCCCGGGTGGACTTCTTCTGTAATAAAGGATAATCCA ttCTGTGACTTTATTGCTGTTCCTTGGTTGAAACATTTAGCAGGAAAAGTGGTTCGTGTTTTTATAGATTACATGGATTATGTTCCTCTATGCACAAAAATTAAGTTTGTcttagaaacacagaaagaatgGACAGAGATACGTCAGATATTAG ataatCCTCGCCCACTGAAACATCTGTGTCGTCTGAAAATACGTAAACTCTTGGGGTTAAGGAGTCTCCAGAAACTGTCATCCATGAAGAAGTTTCCACTTCCACCAGTTCTCAAGAACTATATCCTATATAAAGAATATGATCTGTATGGAAAAGGGATACATTTAGaatag